A stretch of DNA from Natrinema halophilum:
CCAGGAAATCGCAGTCGTCGGCAGCCCGGAGTTTACGACCGGCTTCCGCCTCGCGGGAGTGAGACGGTTCGAAAACGTCCCGGACGACGAGAAAGAAGAACAACTAGACGACGCAGCGACAGCGGCCCTCGAAGACGAGGACGTCGGGATCGTCGTCATGCACGACGACGACCTCGAGTACCTGTCGCGCAACGTTCGCCAGGAGGTCGAAACGAGCGTCGAACCGGTCGTCGTCACCATCGGCAGCGGAACGGGTGGCGGCGGACTGCGCGACCAGATCAAACGTGCGATCGGTATCGACCTGATGGACGAAGACGAAAGCGAGTAATACTATGAGCCAGGCAGAAGACATCGAATCCGTCGACGAAGACGGTGTAATCGAAAGCGTGAGCGGTCCCGTCGTGACCGCCACGGACCTCGACGCCCGGATGAACGACGTCGTCTACGTCGGCGACGAAGGACTGATGGGCGAGGTCATCGAGATCGAAGGGAACCTGACCACGATTCAGGTCTACGAAGAAACGTCCGGCGTCGGCCCGGGCGAACCCGTCCAGAACACGGGCGAGCCCCTGAGCGTCGACCTCGGACCGGGCATGCTGGACTCCATCTACGACGGCGTCCAGCGGCCGCTCGACGTCTTAGAAGAGAAGATGGGGACGGCGTTTCTCGACCGCGGGGTCGACGCCCCCGGGATCGACCTCGAGAAGCTGTGGGAGTTTACCCCCGAGGTCGAGGAAGGCGACACCGTCGAACCCGGCGATGTCGTCGGGACGGTCGAGGAAACCATCACCATCGACCACAAGGTCATGGTGCCGCCGGACTACGAGGGCGGCGAGGTGACCAGCGTCGAGAGCGGCGAGTTCACGGTCGAGGAGACCGTCGTCGAACTCTCGAACGGCGAAGAAATCCAGATGCACCAGGAGTGGCCGGTCCGCGAGGCCCGACCCGCTGGCGATAAGGAGACGCCGACCGAGCCGCTGGTGACGGGTCAGCGAATTCAGGACGGTCTGTTCCCGCTTGCGAAAGGCGGGACGGCGGCGATTCCCGGCCCGTTCGGCTCGGGGAAGACCGTCACCCAGCAGCAACTCGCCAAGTGGTCCGACGCGGACATCGTCGTCTACATCGGCTGTGGCGAGCGCGGTAACGAGATGACCGAGGTCATCGAGGACTTCCCGGAACTGCCCGACCCGCAGACCGGGAACCCGCTGATGGCCCGGACGTGCCTCATCGCAAACACGTCGAACATGCCCGTTGCCGC
This window harbors:
- a CDS encoding V-type ATP synthase subunit F; translated protein: MSQEIAVVGSPEFTTGFRLAGVRRFENVPDDEKEEQLDDAATAALEDEDVGIVVMHDDDLEYLSRNVRQEVETSVEPVVVTIGSGTGGGGLRDQIKRAIGIDLMDEDESE
- a CDS encoding ATP synthase subunit A translates to MSQAEDIESVDEDGVIESVSGPVVTATDLDARMNDVVYVGDEGLMGEVIEIEGNLTTIQVYEETSGVGPGEPVQNTGEPLSVDLGPGMLDSIYDGVQRPLDVLEEKMGTAFLDRGVDAPGIDLEKLWEFTPEVEEGDTVEPGDVVGTVEETITIDHKVMVPPDYEGGEVTSVESGEFTVEETVVELSNGEEIQMHQEWPVREARPAGDKETPTEPLVTGQRIQDGLFPLAKGGTAAIPGPFGSGKTVTQQQLAKWSDADIVVYIGCGERGNEMTEVIEDFPELPDPQTGNPLMARTCLIANTSNMPVAARESCIYTGITIAEYYRDMGYDVALMADSTSRWAEAMREISSRLEEMPGEEGYPAYLAAALSEFYERAGKFQLINGGEGSISVVGAVSPPGGDFSEPVTQNTLRIVKTFWALDADLAERRHFPAINWNESYSLYKDQLDPWWEENVESDWPEVRQWAVDVLDEEDELQEIVQLVGKDALPEDQQLTLEVARYLREAWLQQNALHDVDTYCEPEKTYRMLQAIQTFNDEAFEALDAGVPVEEIQDVDAAPRLNRMGTAEEWNEFIDEIESDLETQLRALY